In Streptomyces sp. NBC_00306, a single genomic region encodes these proteins:
- a CDS encoding SRPBCC family protein, whose product MEWTGARYADRPTVEVRAWVGAPPGRVWELVSDVTLMPAMSDELQSVEWLGGATRPALGARFVGRNKHDSFGEWETTSQVIEYDRERVFAWAVGDTENPSAVWRFRLESKDGGTELSQWMQMGPGRSGLSFAIDAMPDKEQKIVFVRLREFERNMTGVLEHIRKLAEA is encoded by the coding sequence GTGGAATGGACAGGCGCGCGCTACGCCGACAGGCCGACGGTCGAGGTACGGGCCTGGGTCGGCGCTCCACCCGGCCGGGTGTGGGAGTTGGTCTCGGATGTGACCCTGATGCCGGCCATGAGCGATGAGCTCCAGTCGGTCGAGTGGTTGGGCGGAGCCACTCGGCCCGCCCTCGGAGCCAGGTTCGTCGGCCGCAACAAGCACGATTCGTTCGGGGAGTGGGAAACCACCTCGCAGGTGATCGAGTACGACCGGGAACGCGTCTTCGCCTGGGCGGTGGGGGACACGGAGAATCCCAGCGCGGTCTGGCGTTTCCGGCTGGAGTCGAAGGACGGCGGGACCGAACTGTCGCAGTGGATGCAGATGGGCCCCGGCCGGTCCGGGCTGTCCTTCGCCATCGACGCCATGCCCGACAAGGAGCAGAAGATCGTGTTCGTGCGCTTGCGGGAGTTCGAGCGCAACATGACCGGCGTCCTCGAGCACATCAGGAAGCTGGCGGAGGCGTGA
- a CDS encoding LLM class flavin-dependent oxidoreductase — MRTATTIEAAGGAAWSDQTDFVVEAEKLGLDICWVAEAWGSDAPSALGFYAARTDRMLLGSAVMQVGTRTPVALAQTAITLSNLSGGRFLLGLGPSGPQVMEGLHGVPFARPLARVRETVEIVRQVMDGGKISYAGGEFQIPLPGGEAVPMRISQRAQHRIPIYLAALSPAMLKLTGRIADGWLGTSFVPEGAGEAYFAPLDEGLARSGRSRAELDVCQGAEVAFAPDEEALGAMVADRKKELAFSLGGMGSASTNFYNHAYSRQGWADVAAEVRDRWQAGDRDGAAGLVTDEMVLATTLIGTEDMVRQRLRVWRDSGVDTVRLYPAGETLDARLATLGRAIELVHEVGGES; from the coding sequence ATGCGGACCGCGACCACGATCGAGGCGGCCGGCGGTGCGGCCTGGTCCGATCAGACGGATTTCGTCGTCGAGGCCGAGAAGCTCGGCCTCGACATCTGCTGGGTGGCCGAGGCGTGGGGCTCCGACGCCCCCTCCGCGCTGGGCTTCTACGCGGCACGCACCGACCGGATGCTGCTCGGCTCCGCCGTGATGCAGGTCGGCACGCGGACCCCGGTCGCCCTCGCGCAGACGGCCATCACCCTGTCCAACCTCTCCGGCGGACGGTTCCTGCTGGGCCTCGGCCCGTCCGGTCCTCAGGTGATGGAAGGCCTGCACGGAGTACCGTTCGCCCGCCCCCTGGCCCGTGTCCGCGAGACCGTGGAGATCGTGCGGCAGGTGATGGACGGCGGCAAGATCTCCTACGCCGGCGGCGAGTTCCAGATCCCGCTGCCCGGTGGAGAGGCCGTCCCCATGCGGATCTCCCAGCGGGCCCAGCACCGGATTCCGATCTATCTGGCCGCGCTGTCGCCCGCCATGCTCAAGCTGACCGGGCGCATCGCCGACGGATGGCTCGGCACCAGTTTCGTTCCCGAAGGCGCGGGCGAGGCCTACTTCGCCCCGCTGGACGAAGGACTGGCCCGCAGTGGGCGAAGCCGCGCGGAGCTCGACGTCTGCCAGGGCGCCGAGGTGGCGTTCGCTCCCGACGAGGAGGCGCTCGGTGCCATGGTCGCCGACCGCAAGAAGGAACTCGCCTTCAGCCTCGGCGGGATGGGCTCGGCGTCGACCAACTTCTACAACCATGCCTACAGCCGCCAGGGCTGGGCGGACGTGGCCGCGGAGGTCCGAGACCGCTGGCAGGCAGGTGACCGTGACGGCGCGGCCGGCCTCGTCACCGACGAGATGGTGCTGGCAACCACGCTGATCGGCACGGAGGACATGGTGCGACAACGGCTGCGTGTATGGCGCGACTCGGGCGTGGACACCGTCCGTCTCTACCCGGCGGGTGAGACCCTTGATGCCCGGCTGGCCACGCTGGGCAGAGCGATCGAGCTGGTTCACGAGGTCGGTGGCGAGTCATGA
- a CDS encoding winged helix-turn-helix transcriptional regulator: protein MSARKSFANWPCSIARTVDLLGDAWTSLLLREAFYGSRRFDEFQQELGIARNTLADRLRRLVDEGLMDRRLYESEPPRHEYVLTEKGRDFFPVLAAMARWGDQWLAGEEGAPVTLHHDACGNDAHPEVVCSACGDPMRSENTSARMGPGYPEKLRERPDVRRRFARS from the coding sequence ATGAGCGCGCGCAAGTCCTTCGCCAACTGGCCCTGTTCGATCGCCCGCACCGTGGACCTGCTCGGTGACGCCTGGACGTCCCTGCTGCTGCGCGAAGCGTTCTACGGAAGCCGTCGCTTCGACGAGTTCCAGCAGGAGCTGGGCATCGCCCGCAACACCCTGGCCGACCGGCTGCGCCGGCTGGTGGACGAGGGGCTGATGGACAGGCGGCTCTACGAGAGCGAGCCTCCTCGTCACGAGTATGTGTTGACCGAGAAGGGGCGCGATTTCTTTCCGGTCCTCGCCGCGATGGCGCGGTGGGGCGACCAGTGGCTCGCGGGCGAGGAGGGCGCTCCCGTCACCCTCCACCACGACGCGTGCGGCAACGACGCCCACCCCGAGGTGGTGTGCTCCGCGTGCGGCGACCCGATGCGGTCCGAGAACACGTCCGCGCGGATGGGCCCGGGATATCCGGAGAAGCTCAGGGAACGGCCCGACGTCCGGCGGCGCTTCGCGCGCTCGTAG
- a CDS encoding phosphoesterase, protein MNLVVNGDAESGPGGSAEPVQGVTGWIVREGAPALIAYDLGGGYPMPSDPGPAGRGSRFFSGGNSPRTALVQDIALPPRGATGRAAVDTGRVRYTLAGWLGGYAAQEDGARLSVEFRDAKGTPVALSVLGPVTATERGSRTALLKRTASATVPPGARTARVLLVFTRSGGGTSNDGYADAVSLTLTATAQAHEGQK, encoded by the coding sequence GTGAATCTTGTCGTGAACGGTGACGCGGAGAGCGGGCCCGGCGGGTCTGCGGAGCCCGTTCAGGGGGTGACGGGGTGGATCGTGCGTGAAGGGGCGCCCGCTCTCATCGCGTACGACCTCGGGGGCGGGTACCCGATGCCGTCCGACCCTGGGCCGGCCGGCCGGGGCAGCCGCTTCTTCTCCGGCGGGAACAGCCCGCGTACCGCTCTCGTCCAAGACATCGCCCTGCCCCCCCGGGGCGCCACGGGGCGGGCGGCCGTCGACACCGGCCGGGTCCGCTACACCCTCGCCGGATGGCTCGGCGGATACGCGGCGCAGGAGGACGGCGCACGGCTGTCCGTGGAGTTCCGGGACGCCAAGGGCACCCCCGTCGCCCTGTCCGTCCTCGGCCCCGTGACCGCCACCGAGCGCGGGTCCCGTACCGCACTCCTGAAGCGCACCGCGTCCGCGACGGTGCCGCCCGGGGCACGCACCGCGCGTGTGCTGCTCGTCTTCACCCGCAGCGGCGGCGGCACGTCCAACGACGGCTACGCCGATGCCGTATCGCTCACCTTGACCGCCACGGCGCAGGCTCACGAGGGACAGAAATGA
- a CDS encoding alkaline phosphatase D family protein, whose translation MTTLNRRDLLKAAGAAGAFNLAWPLSAGLSPAQAREAAEVLGADYDPAPFTLGVASGDPQPSSIVLWTRLAPEPLAAEQRLPEIVEVDWVVATDPQLRRVIARGTAPASATLGHSVHVPVAGLRPGTRYWYAFKALGKKSRVGRTKTAPVGPISSVRFAAANCQAFHDGFYAAHRGIARENVDFVVHLGDYIYEHGQEGGVPAEHVRDHEGPEIFTIADYRRRHALYKGDRSLREAHAAHPWFLTWDDHEVANDYSSAGGDAPFMQRRAAAYQAWYENMPHRDAGNSALPDPEIHRVRRWGNLLELTVLDLRSYRSERNLADGTILGAGQKAWLKRGVDRAPDTWHVWANSIMLSQLRGRPGGSYMFTDQWDGYLAERKEVLNHIHSSGMEDFVVITGDWHSAFVDDVRLDFDDTSSPVIGTEFTAHSVTSGAYSPDWNAANGPLMGAANPHLKYFEGNRYGYDVYEVTPKRFSTHMRVIADRRDPASPVTTLTTFHVDRGKAGSYEDPATKNSPAQWRRDS comes from the coding sequence ATGACCACGCTCAACCGACGGGATCTGCTCAAGGCCGCCGGCGCCGCCGGCGCCTTCAATCTCGCCTGGCCGCTGAGTGCCGGCCTCTCGCCGGCCCAGGCCCGGGAGGCCGCCGAGGTGCTCGGCGCCGACTACGATCCTGCGCCCTTCACCCTCGGCGTCGCGTCCGGCGACCCGCAGCCCAGCAGCATCGTGCTGTGGACCCGGCTCGCGCCGGAACCCCTTGCCGCCGAGCAGCGCTTGCCCGAGATCGTCGAGGTCGACTGGGTCGTGGCCACCGACCCGCAGCTCCGGCGTGTCATCGCCCGCGGCACGGCCCCCGCCTCCGCGACACTCGGCCACAGCGTCCACGTTCCGGTCGCCGGGCTCCGGCCGGGCACCCGTTACTGGTACGCCTTCAAGGCCCTCGGCAAGAAGAGCCGGGTGGGCAGGACCAAGACCGCGCCCGTCGGCCCCATCTCCTCCGTGCGCTTCGCGGCCGCCAACTGTCAGGCGTTCCACGACGGCTTCTACGCCGCCCATCGCGGAATCGCCCGCGAGAACGTCGACTTCGTCGTCCACCTGGGCGACTACATATACGAGCACGGCCAGGAAGGCGGCGTCCCGGCCGAACACGTCCGCGACCACGAAGGCCCGGAGATCTTCACCATCGCCGACTACCGCCGCCGCCACGCCCTCTACAAGGGGGACCGCTCCCTGCGCGAGGCCCATGCCGCCCATCCTTGGTTCCTCACCTGGGACGACCACGAGGTCGCCAACGACTACTCCAGCGCCGGCGGCGACGCCCCGTTCATGCAGCGCCGTGCGGCCGCGTACCAGGCCTGGTACGAGAACATGCCGCACCGTGACGCGGGCAATTCCGCCCTGCCCGACCCCGAGATCCACCGGGTCCGCCGCTGGGGCAACTTGCTGGAGCTGACGGTCCTCGATCTGCGCTCGTACCGCTCGGAAAGGAACCTCGCGGACGGCACGATCCTGGGCGCGGGCCAGAAGGCGTGGCTGAAGCGGGGGGTCGACCGCGCGCCCGACACCTGGCACGTCTGGGCCAACTCGATCATGCTGAGCCAGTTGCGCGGCCGCCCGGGCGGCTCGTACATGTTCACCGACCAATGGGACGGCTACCTCGCCGAGCGCAAGGAGGTCCTGAACCACATTCACAGCAGTGGCATGGAGGACTTCGTGGTCATCACCGGCGACTGGCACTCGGCATTCGTCGATGACGTCCGGCTCGACTTCGACGATACGTCCTCGCCGGTGATCGGTACGGAGTTCACCGCCCACTCCGTCACCTCGGGCGCGTACTCCCCGGACTGGAACGCGGCCAACGGCCCGCTCATGGGCGCGGCGAATCCCCATCTGAAGTACTTCGAGGGCAACCGCTACGGCTACGACGTCTACGAGGTCACCCCGAAGCGATTCAGCACCCATATGCGGGTCATCGCCGACCGCCGCGACCCGGCCTCGCCGGTCACGACGCTGACCACGTTCCATGTGGACCGTGGGAAGGCCGGTTCGTACGAAGACCCGGCCACGAAGAACTCGCCCGCTCAGTGGCGCAGGGACTCCTGA